One part of the Denticeps clupeoides chromosome 8, fDenClu1.1, whole genome shotgun sequence genome encodes these proteins:
- the LOC114795931 gene encoding elongation of very long chain fatty acids protein 6-like, with product MNETEIQRLPFGEYDFERRFDERGAIEWMRENWSKSFGFCAVYVLLVFGGQRVMRGRQKLDLRGVLVLWSFSLALFSIIGAARTGWYMFYILRTSGFKQSVCDQSFYYGPVSKFWAYAFVLSKAPELGDTAFIILRKQRLIFLHWYHHITVLLYSWYSYKDQVAGGGWFMTMNYTVHALMYSYYAARAAGFRVPRPCAMVITAAQITQMAMGLAVSALVYQWMQEGHCPSYFDNIVWASLMYLSYLLLFSSFFYQSYLRNGKSSKVE from the exons ATGAACGAGACGGAGATCCAGCGCTTGCCGTTCGGCGAGTATGACTTCGAGAGGCGCTTCGACGAGCGCGGCGCGATCGAGTGGATGCGGGAGAACTG GAGCAAGTCGTTCGGGTTCTGCGCCGTCTACGTGCTGCTGGTGTTCGGGGGGCAGCGTGTGATGAGGGGGAGGCAGAAGCTGGACCTGCGCGGGGTCCTGGTGCTGTGGTCCTTCAGTTTGGCTCTTTTCAG TATCATTGGAGCAGCACGGACCGGCTGGTACATGTTCTACATCCTCAGAACCAGTGGCTTCAAGCAGTCAGTCTGTGACCAAAGCTTCTACTATGGGCCAGTCAGCAAATTTTGGGCCTATGCATTCgtcctgagcaaggcaccagaACTAG GTGACACCGCATTTATTATCCTTCGCAAGCAGCGCCTTATCTTCCTGCATTGGTATCACCACATCACGGTCCTGCTCTACTCTTGGTATTCCTACAAAGACCAGGTTGCTGGTGGCGGCTGGTTCATGACCATGAACTACACTGTCCACGCCCTCATGTACAGCTACTACGCCGCGCGGGCAGCTGGGTTCCGCGTGCCTCGTCCATGCGCCATGGTGATAACTGCTGCGCAGATCACGCAGATGGCCATGGGACTGGCTGTGAGCGCTCTGGTGTACCAGTGGATGCAGGAAGGCCACTGCCCCTCCTATTTCGACAACATTGTGTGGGCGTCCCTCATGTACCTGAGCTACCTGCTCCTGTTCTCGTCGTTCTTCTACCAGTCCTACCTCAGAAATGGCAAGAGTTCTAAGGTCGAGTAG